A window of the Nitrosopumilus ureiphilus genome harbors these coding sequences:
- a CDS encoding Zn-ribbon domain-containing OB-fold protein, with the protein MTIEEQLIEYAKQGKLLTHKCTKCGYLHLSTAYYCLKCGSQGFEDVVLDGVGSVATYTIITVAPAGFEKYTPYAFVVLQLDNTNLRISGFMAGIATPEDLPVGTRAKITGFEDGCGIIIKKQ; encoded by the coding sequence ATGACTATTGAAGAACAACTAATTGAATATGCCAAACAAGGCAAGCTCCTAACTCACAAATGCACTAAATGTGGTTATCTTCATTTGTCTACTGCATATTATTGCCTAAAATGTGGCAGTCAGGGATTTGAGGATGTTGTTTTAGATGGTGTAGGCTCAGTTGCCACATATACCATAATTACTGTCGCCCCTGCAGGCTTTGAAAAATATACCCCGTATGCCTTTGTTGTACTTCAACTAGACAATACTAATTTGAGAATTTCTGGATTTATGGCAGGAATTGCTACCCCCGAAGATCTTCCAGTTGGAACTAGAGCCAAAATAACTGGTTTTGAAGACGGTTGTGGAATCATCATCAAAAAGCAGTAA
- a CDS encoding carbon-nitrogen hydrolase family protein has product MKAAIVQFKASTKKEDNLKKIISFISKAAVKNATLCAFPEFMMFYTNSSQTPKQLASLSETIAGDFVTTIAKSAKENHIQVVGSFYEKSRKKDRVYDTSFVIDKSGKVISTYRKIHLYDALGFRESDKMASGSKIAKPVKTSIGKIGMMICYDLRFPEMSRSLAVAGSEVLVVPSAWVKGNMKEEHWITINKTRAIENGCYVIAPDQVGNIYCGRSLVVDPYGKILLDMKKKQGIGFVNIDLNKVKQTRKVLPLLKNRRTDVYPTLKA; this is encoded by the coding sequence ATGAAAGCTGCAATTGTTCAATTTAAAGCATCAACTAAAAAAGAAGATAATTTAAAAAAAATTATTTCATTCATTTCAAAGGCAGCTGTAAAAAATGCAACACTATGCGCATTTCCAGAATTTATGATGTTTTACACAAACTCTTCTCAAACTCCAAAACAACTTGCAAGTTTATCTGAGACAATTGCTGGAGATTTTGTAACAACTATTGCAAAATCTGCAAAAGAGAATCACATCCAAGTTGTAGGCTCATTTTATGAAAAAAGCAGAAAGAAAGACCGTGTATACGATACTTCGTTTGTAATTGACAAATCAGGCAAAGTAATCTCCACATATAGAAAAATTCATCTCTATGATGCATTAGGATTTAGAGAATCAGATAAAATGGCCTCAGGATCTAAAATTGCAAAGCCTGTAAAAACATCTATTGGAAAAATTGGCATGATGATATGTTATGATTTACGGTTTCCAGAGATGTCAAGATCTTTGGCAGTTGCAGGCTCTGAAGTGTTAGTTGTACCTTCTGCTTGGGTAAAAGGAAACATGAAAGAGGAACATTGGATTACAATTAACAAAACCCGCGCAATTGAAAATGGATGTTATGTCATTGCACCTGATCAAGTTGGAAATATTTACTGTGGAAGAAGTTTAGTCGTTGATCCGTACGGAAAAATTCTACTTGACATGAAAAAGAAACAAGGAATAGGTTTTGTAAATATTGACTTGAATAAAGTTAAACAAACACGAAAAGTTTTACCATTACTCAAAAACAGAAGAACTGATGTTTATCCTACTTTGAAGGCTTGA
- a CDS encoding topoisomerase DNA-binding C4 zinc finger domain-containing protein, translating to MSLTQVPIKIVLVNSSLKKPSKRSSLQTVQVKKPIVRHIAKTTKSKTSIFKKEIIQYLDSNGYLSWSSKEKKYIILGTNSPKNGLVECPQCKLGELMIIRSRTTRKRFMGCSNFYGGCKASSPLLQKARLRATKNPCDVCRWPMIIFRYSRNQKWTKQCSNFNCESREIKPSK from the coding sequence ATGTCACTGACCCAAGTCCCTATAAAAATTGTTTTAGTAAATTCATCATTGAAGAAGCCATCAAAGAGATCATCACTTCAAACTGTTCAGGTCAAAAAGCCTATTGTAAGACACATAGCAAAAACTACAAAGTCAAAAACTAGCATCTTCAAAAAAGAGATTATTCAATACTTGGATTCAAACGGGTATCTTTCTTGGTCATCAAAAGAGAAAAAATACATCATTCTTGGAACAAATTCTCCAAAAAATGGACTAGTAGAATGTCCACAGTGTAAGCTAGGGGAATTAATGATAATTAGATCAAGAACTACAAGAAAACGATTCATGGGTTGCTCAAACTTTTATGGTGGATGCAAAGCCTCTTCGCCATTATTACAAAAAGCAAGACTTCGCGCAACAAAAAATCCATGTGATGTTTGTAGATGGCCAATGATAATTTTTCGTTATTCAAGAAATCAAAAATGGACTAAACAGTGTTCAAACTTTAATTGTGAAAGCAGAGAAATCAAGCCTTCAAAGTAG
- a CDS encoding tautomerase family protein codes for MPLITVSMYPGRTQEQKDEYAKAITKSAVEILKTKENHVIVVFEDNPKENWFLAGNQL; via the coding sequence ATGCCGTTGATTACAGTATCAATGTATCCTGGTAGAACACAGGAACAAAAAGATGAGTATGCAAAAGCAATAACAAAATCTGCAGTAGAGATTCTAAAAACAAAAGAAAATCACGTAATTGTTGTTTTTGAAGACAATCCTAAAGAAAATTGGTTTTTAGCAGGAAACCAACTTTAA
- a CDS encoding thiolase domain-containing protein: MTFVEKVCVLGAGSTKYGKLSESIADITTQASVAAIESAGISPKDIKASYISNVFGVADKQVHIGPVLMSRLGIPDKPSLTIESACGSGSVSFREAYANVAAGFYDCLLVTGVEKVTHTGTEWTTTYFAYCSDFFYEGQAGASFPGLFASMARAYLNEFDATEEDFARVAVKNHDNGFLNPKAHMQKKITIDDVMNSAVVASPLKLYDCCPFSDGASSVILCSEKFAKEHGGDYIEVIGSGRGGSPAALQGREHMTTIPSTKIAAADAYKMAGITAKDIDFAEVHDCFTIAEVVDTEDLGFFEKGKGVQAVREGRTKLNSDISINPSGGLKSKGHPIGATGVGQVVEVFDQLTGKAGERTVKDAKIGLTHNFGATGASCAVHVFQSV; the protein is encoded by the coding sequence GTGACATTTGTGGAAAAGGTTTGCGTTCTTGGTGCTGGTAGTACCAAATATGGAAAATTAAGTGAAAGTATTGCTGATATCACCACCCAGGCATCAGTTGCAGCCATAGAAAGTGCAGGTATTTCTCCAAAAGACATCAAGGCATCTTACATTTCAAACGTCTTTGGTGTTGCTGATAAACAGGTCCATATCGGTCCTGTCTTAATGAGCAGATTGGGAATTCCAGATAAACCATCATTAACAATAGAGTCTGCATGTGGAAGTGGCTCTGTATCTTTTAGAGAAGCATATGCAAATGTTGCAGCTGGATTTTATGATTGCCTACTAGTTACTGGAGTTGAAAAAGTAACTCATACAGGAACTGAATGGACAACAACTTACTTTGCATATTGTTCTGACTTTTTCTATGAAGGTCAAGCTGGTGCATCATTTCCTGGATTGTTTGCGTCTATGGCAAGAGCTTACTTGAATGAGTTTGATGCAACTGAAGAAGACTTTGCAAGAGTCGCAGTAAAGAATCATGACAATGGTTTCCTTAATCCAAAAGCTCACATGCAAAAGAAAATTACAATTGATGATGTAATGAACTCTGCAGTAGTTGCAAGTCCTCTAAAACTTTATGATTGCTGTCCATTCTCTGATGGTGCAAGTTCTGTTATTCTTTGTTCTGAAAAGTTTGCAAAAGAACATGGTGGTGACTATATTGAAGTAATTGGTTCTGGCAGAGGTGGCTCACCTGCTGCATTGCAAGGACGTGAACACATGACAACAATTCCTAGTACAAAGATTGCAGCAGCAGATGCATACAAAATGGCAGGAATAACTGCAAAAGATATTGACTTTGCAGAAGTACATGATTGTTTTACCATTGCAGAAGTAGTTGACACTGAAGACTTGGGATTCTTTGAGAAAGGAAAGGGTGTTCAAGCTGTTCGTGAAGGCAGAACAAAATTAAATTCTGACATTTCTATTAATCCATCAGGTGGTCTTAAATCAAAGGGACATCCAATCGGAGCAACAGGTGTTGGGCAAGTAGTAGAAGTATTTGATCAACTCACTGGAAAAGCTGGTGAAAGAACTGTTAAAGATGCAAAAATTGGTTTAACTCATAACTTTGGTGCAACTGGCGCAAGTTGTGCTGTTCACGTATTCCAAAGTGTATAA